One region of Armigeres subalbatus isolate Guangzhou_Male chromosome 3, GZ_Asu_2, whole genome shotgun sequence genomic DNA includes:
- the LOC134220783 gene encoding zinc finger protein 385B-like, which produces MDPPKEPTKPGLEVESDAALAASAANAVEQWRTYQNAYALYQQQQAAYDQYMQKQATITSYEEQQAAYNQYLEAHNSYQKHLEQYEQQKAYQEFYTGAGSTNPADVVVPPYYPTTTVFQQAGPGTVPPVFTTPLANVDPFYGRGNDHRRDPATLKDRSFMSKRAKAYTSTNYYANPDDEQLFPPELKKLFKDMDCGLCKSKMNSHISANVHYQSKVHEKKVIQWLSEWCESTGTPMPYRAPRKSVPVEPIGPNSLRCEACDLPLTSIQHANQHYTGKRHRMVVSGKKTPAGRGYFNKDGTWTRRSVVADGNPDRFGIGQTFVNKTHYSPYDAKRMRLEPPPAPPAGLLESGSANPEYLGTAVPVPVVQQPIIPAYAAPIVATPMVQPGNAVEAEVRKKEGADCVDESGVFCKVCQIAVTSSAVMETHLKGVKHLKKLKSVGRMPPPSSVKSGSSAESILSILTNPQPQQNDWSLYRMPSGKYYCKTCNSIMADEKLFSQHWYGKKHKLKAKQEMEEQSGTADKKTKSWRRARKPYQV; this is translated from the exons ATGGATCCGCCGAAAGAGCCAACCAAACCTGGCCTGGAAGTAGAATCAGATGCTGCATTGGCCGCATCTGCTGCCAATGCTGTGGAACAATGGCGAACTTATCAAAACGCCTACGCATTGTACCAGCAACAGCAGGCTGCCTACGACCAGTATATGCAAAAACAGGCAACCATTACCAGCTACGAGGAGCAACAGGCAGCCTACAATCAATATCTGGAGGCGCACAACAGCTACCAGAAGCATCTGGAGCAATATGAGCAACAGAAGGCCTATCAAGAGTTCTACACTGGAGCAGGTAGCACCAACCCAGCTGATGTGGTTGTTCCTCCATATTATCCAACAACGACCGTGTTTCAACAGGCTGGTCCGGGCACGGTGCCTCCCGTTTTTACGACTCCTTTGGCAAATGTTGATCCTTTTTACGGCAGAGGAAATGATCATCGACGGGATCCGGCTACGCTGAAAGATCGGTCATTTATGTCTAAACGTGCCAAAGCATATACGTCGACTAACTATTACG cCAATCCCGATGACGAGCAGCTTTTTCCGCCGGAgttgaaaaaacttttcaaaGATATGGACTGCGGCTTATGCAAGAGCAAAATGAACTCCCATATCTCTGCCAACGTTCATTATCAGTCCAAGGTACACGAGAAAAAGGTGATCCAGTGGCTCTCGGAATGGTGCGAAAGCACCGGAACTCCTATGCCATACCGTGCCCCGCGGAAATCCGTACCGGTTGAGCCCATCGGGCCGAACTCGCTGCGTTGTGAAGCATGTGACTTGCCACTGACTTCGATCCAGCATGCGAACCAACATTACACCGGGAAACGGCACCGGATGGTCGTCAGTGGCAAGAAAACTCCGGCTGGTAGAGGCTACTTCAACAAAGATGGCACATGGACTAGACG TTCTGTCGTCGCTGATGGAAATCCGGACCGTTTCGGAATTGGTCAAACGTTTGTCAACAAGACACACTACAGCCCCTACGATGCAAAGCGAATGCGCTTGGAACCACCGCCAGCCCCTCCGGCGGGACTGCTTGAAAGTGGAAGTGCTAATCCGGAATATTTGGGCACAGCTGTGCCAGTCCCAGTGGTGCAGCAACCAATCATTCCGGCTTATGCTGCTCCGATTGTTGCCACCCCTATGGTCCAGCCTGGCAACGCAGTGGAAGCTGAAGTGCGCAAGAAGGAAGGCGCTGACTGTGTGGACGAAAGCGGAGTGTTCTGTAAAGTTTGTCAAATTGCGGTAACTTCGTCGGCTGTTATGGAAACTCACTTGAAAGGCgtgaaacatttgaaaaaactgAAATCGGTCGGTCGTATGCCGCCTCCATCGAGTGTTAAAAGCGGCAGCTCAGCTGAAAGTATTTTGTCTATCTTGACGAATCCTCAGCCACAGCAGAACGATTGGTCACTGTATCGCATGCCGTCTGGTAAGTATTATTGTAAGACGTGCAACTCTATTATGGCAGATGAAAAATTGTTCTCGCAGCATTGGTATGGCAAGAAGCACAAGTTGAAGGCGAAGCAAGAAATGGAAGAGCAGTCAGGTACTGccgacaaaaaaacaaaaagctgGCGTCGCGCGAGAAAACCTTATCAGGTTTAA